Part of the Crossiella cryophila genome, GGCGAGACCATCTGGTCGGCCAACCACTACGACATCCTCGGCCTGACCCCCGGCACGGTCACCCCTGGTGCGCAGGCCGTGCTGGACGTGGCCCACCCCGAGGACCGGGACCTGGTCGCGGCCTACTGGAGCGATCACAAGCACTCCGGCGACGCCATCGACATCGAGTACCGGGTGATCCGCCCGGACGGGAACATCCGGCGCATCCGCGGTGAGGCCAAATCGCACTGCGACGCCCGCGGCGAACTGGTCCGGATCACCGGCTACATCCGGGACATCACCGAGGCGTGGCTGGTGGAGAACGAGCTGGCCAAGGAGCGGGTCCGGCTGCTGGAGGCACAGCGGATCGCGCGCATGGGCAGCTGGACCTACGAGGTCGCCGCGGGCACGATCTACCGCAGCGAGGCGCTGATCGAGCTGTTCGACGAGGTCGGTTCGGTGCCGGACAACGACATCCTCTCCGGCGTGCACCCCGGCGACCTCAAGGCGCTGGCCGATCTGCGGGACCGGCTGCTGGTGGCCGAGCACGGCGAGACCGCCGAGACCGAGTTCCGCGGCGAGCTGGGCGACAAGGTCTACATGCTGCGGGTGCGCGCCGAGCACGGCGAGGACCGCAAGGTGGCCCGGTTGCAGGCCACCGTGCAGAACGTGACCGAGCAGCGCGCGCTGGAACGCCAGCTGCTGCGCGACCGGCGCAGGCTGGACGACGCGCAGCGGGTGTCCCGGCTGGGCACCTGGGAGTGGTACCCGGGCACCGGCGAGACCTCCTGGTCGGAGATGCTCTTCGAGCTGTACGGCGTGCCGCCCGGCCAGCGCACCACCTACCAGGACTACCTCAACCTGGTGCACCCAGAGGACCGGCAGTGGGTGGACGAGCTGTGGCAGCAGCTCGCCGCGGACGAGCAGCCGGTGGAGTGCGAGCACCGGCTGGTGCGCGGGGACGGCGCGGTGCGGGTCTTCCGCTGTCACGGCGCCGCGGTGCTCTCGCCGGAGGGCGTCACGGTGATGGTGGGCACCGCCCAGGACATCACCGAGCAGCGGGTGGTGGAGACCCGGATGCAGCGCTCCAGCCAGCGCTTCGCCGATCTGGTCTCGGTCACCCCGGTGGGCATCGGCATCTTCGACGACAGCGAACGGCTGGTCGACGCCAACGACGCGCTGTGCGAGCTGCTCGGCTTCGACCTGGAGCAGCTGCGCGGGATGACCGCCGAACAGCTCACCCACCCCGACGAGCCCGCCGAACAGCTCTCCGTCGGCGCGCTGATGGCCGCCGAGGACCAGAAGAACCTCAAGATCCCGCAGCGGGTGCTGCTGCGTTCGGACAACGAGCCGGTCTACTGTGAACTGCACGTGGCGCTGTCCGTGCAGGACGACGGCCGCCGGTTCTCCCTGGTGGTCTTCCAGGACATCACCGAGCGCAGGCGCACCGCCGAGGCGCTCAAGCACCAGGCCACCCACGACGACCTGACCGGCCTGCCCAACCGGGCCGCGGTCAAGGAGCTGCTGGCCGGACTGCTGCACGGCGACCACCCGCACGGGGTCGCGGTGCTGTTCTGCGATATCGACAACTTCAAGCGGGTCAACGACTCCCTCGGCCACGACGCCGGGGACGAGTTGCTGGTGGTGCTGGCCAGGCGGCTGGAGGGCGGCCTGCCAAAGGGCTGCACCGCGGCCAGGCTCTCCGGCGACGAGTACGTGATCATCTGCGAGAACATCGACGAGGTCGGCGGGGTGGACGCGCTGGCCACCAAGGTCTCCAGCCTGCTGCGCACGGTGGTCCCGGTGCACGGCCAGCTGGTCCGGATCTCCGCCTCGATCGGCGCCGCGGTGCCCAACGGCTCCCGCGCCACCGGCGATGACCTGCTGCGCTTCGCCGACGCGGCCATGTTCGAGGCCAAGCGGCGGGGCGCCGGGCGGGTCTCGCTGGCCAGTGCCGCGCTGATGGCCTCGGCGGACTGGCAGGTGCACCTGGAGGGTCAGCTGCGGGACGCGCTGGCCCGCGACGGCCTTGCCCTGCACTTCCAGCCGGTGGTGGATCCCTCCGGCACCATCGTCACGGCCGAGGCGCTGGTCCGCTGGCCGCACCCGGATCGCGGCCTGCTCTCCCCCGATGTGTTCCTGCCGGTGGCCGAACAGGGCGACCTGCTGCGCGAGCTGGACCGCTGGGTGCTGCGCACCGCGTTGAAGGAGGCGGCGAACTGGCCGTCGGCCAACGGCGCCAAGGCCCCTGGCGTAGCGGTCAACCTGGCCGGGCTGCTGCCGGGTGACCAGGACTTCGTGGACATCGTGGCCACCGCGGTGGCCGAGGCGGGCATCGAGTGGGACCGGGTGATCCTGGAGCTGGTGGAGACCAGCCTGGTCGACCTGCCGTCCAAGACCAGGGCGGTGATGGCCGAGCTGGTCGAGCGTGGGGTGCGCTTCGCGGTGGACGACTTCGGCACCGGCT contains:
- a CDS encoding bifunctional diguanylate cyclase/phosphodiesterase, encoding MTEQVQRALRGPHVLEPAEAAAPCPDNGAPATAEEVGPAADADSVESLEIAFPDAAALLCDANTYVVRANKAAAELAGATVDELIGLELGALLIGADPDTRLCRPAGGEVPVRVVRLPAPGLGRQIVLLVDISDLASAAQDLREEERRLNDVQRVAGIASWEFDPATGETIWSANHYDILGLTPGTVTPGAQAVLDVAHPEDRDLVAAYWSDHKHSGDAIDIEYRVIRPDGNIRRIRGEAKSHCDARGELVRITGYIRDITEAWLVENELAKERVRLLEAQRIARMGSWTYEVAAGTIYRSEALIELFDEVGSVPDNDILSGVHPGDLKALADLRDRLLVAEHGETAETEFRGELGDKVYMLRVRAEHGEDRKVARLQATVQNVTEQRALERQLLRDRRRLDDAQRVSRLGTWEWYPGTGETSWSEMLFELYGVPPGQRTTYQDYLNLVHPEDRQWVDELWQQLAADEQPVECEHRLVRGDGAVRVFRCHGAAVLSPEGVTVMVGTAQDITEQRVVETRMQRSSQRFADLVSVTPVGIGIFDDSERLVDANDALCELLGFDLEQLRGMTAEQLTHPDEPAEQLSVGALMAAEDQKNLKIPQRVLLRSDNEPVYCELHVALSVQDDGRRFSLVVFQDITERRRTAEALKHQATHDDLTGLPNRAAVKELLAGLLHGDHPHGVAVLFCDIDNFKRVNDSLGHDAGDELLVVLARRLEGGLPKGCTAARLSGDEYVIICENIDEVGGVDALATKVSSLLRTVVPVHGQLVRISASIGAAVPNGSRATGDDLLRFADAAMFEAKRRGAGRVSLASAALMASADWQVHLEGQLRDALARDGLALHFQPVVDPSGTIVTAEALVRWPHPDRGLLSPDVFLPVAEQGDLLRELDRWVLRTALKEAANWPSANGAKAPGVAVNLAGLLPGDQDFVDIVATAVAEAGIEWDRVILELVETSLVDLPSKTRAVMAELVERGVRFAVDDFGTGYSSLARLKDLPAQIIKVDRRFVAGVGKDPSDFAVARAVVDMARAMGRSCVAEGVETATQFNILQGVGVDAYQGWLFSRAVPPREFRAVLSLGRLHVPKADSGV